The genome window GTTGCCCACCCGGACAAATACTTCTCACCTGCCACTCATACGGTGTATTATTACTCAAACCCGCCAGTGAATAGCCCGTTGTCGTCAGATTATTCACCACCGTCCAGTCAGCACTTCCTACTACCCGATACCGTAGTTCGGTCGTTCGGCCTGTTTCGTAATAATTGATTGACCAGTACAGGTAAGCCCATGAGGACGCCACCGTAGAGGCCTGTAATGAAGTAGGCGTCTGACAGGATAAGGTCGAAAAGGTTTGGAGGGGTGTAAAGTCGCTACTCACCGTCGGCGAACAAACCCCTTGTATCTGCCATTCGTAGGTAGTTGATGGCTGTAGATCTGTCAGCGAATAGAAACTCGTCGTTGCGGGCAGGTTCCTGACTGTCCAGTCAGCACTACCAACGACCCGCCAGCGCAGATTATAGGTTTGGCCGGATACTGAATTGCTCCAGGAGAGGGAAGCCGACACCCGGGCCGGATACGAATACGGATATGTAGGAGCCTGACAGGGAATGGTAAAACTGACCGGACCCGCATACTGACCACTGCCCACCGTTCTGACCCGCCACTCGTAAGTGGTGTTGGTAGCTAGTCCGTAGAGATAAGTTGTGTTTGTTGTCAGACCCGATAGCGTGGTCCAGGCAGGGCTATCGACGGCACGCCATTCCACGTCATAGGTAGCCCCTGCGCCAGCAGCAGGCCAGTTCAACTGGGCAGTGGTCCCGGTGACGGCGGTCGATAAGCCCGTGAGCGTTACGTCGATGGTTGTGCTCAGCCCCCCCGTCGTTGCATTCGAAGGGCGAATACGGTAATAGTACCGGTTTGGCGAGGTCGCCCGACTATCGGTGAACGCCGTTGCATTAGGCTCTACCCCCCCAATGGGCAAAAAACCCGTAGTGGGCGACGTGGAGCGCTCGATGAAATAGCCCATCTCGTTGGAGGCATTATCCTGCCAGGTCAGGGTCACCAAAGCGCCGTTCGTGCTAAGGCGCAGATTGCTCGGGGCAGCCACATCGGTCGGTGGTGCATCGAGCGAATAGGCCGTATGGGTCTGACGCAACGCCAGGGCGGCCTGCATCCGATCGTGCTGGCCAGGCGTAAAATCGTGCGTACACGGAAAGTAGTACGACATAATGTTGGAGACCGAAGGCGAGTAAGGCTGCCCGTTGGCATCGCGGGCGGTGCTGTTCGGATCGTACTGGGGACAACCCGTGATCGAAGTCAGGTTAGCACCAGTCATGTTGTAGGGGTCGGCGGGCGTATCGCAGATCAGGTCTCCATCCGTTGCGCAGTTGGCCCCGGCTCCCCGCGTCACCAGTTCGGTCGTTACACCACTACCCAGTGATCCATTGCCTGAATTCTGACCGAAGGTATGGATAAGGTTGAAGGTATGCCCTAGTTCATGCGGAATCAGCCGGTTGCCCAAGTCATCCAGCGACTGAAAATTTCCGGTTAAAATAAAGGAACGGGTGGAGTAAATCCCGTCTCCGGGGTAGTAGGCATAGCCACCCAGCCCCGGAGTTGTAAACTGATTCACGTAGTATTGATTCAGCGCATTCGTCGCATCCCGACCATCGACCGACTGGTTTCCGAAGCCGGCATACATATCGTCGTCGTCAATGTAATCGGGCGTTGTTCCTGCGAAGTAAAACTGAATACCGTAGCCGTTTAACAGGTAGTAGCTGTTGGTGATAGCGATTGCCTGATTCATGTTGGCGAGCGGAAAGCCTCCGGAGCCGTTACTTTGCCGAATGATGTGCGGTCGAATGGGTATGTAGGTGATGGCATTGAAGGCGGCTCCCGAGGCCCGTTTGCGTTCCAGGGCCAGGTTTCCCTGTTGCACCAGTGCCCGTATCTGTTGGGGTGTAAGGTCCACTGTTCCACATTGAGGCAGCGGAACAGGAGACTTTTGAGCCAGTAATGGAGTACTACAGATGAGTAAGAGCAGCCAGATGCGAGTAGCGGCAATGATTCGGTTCATTGGTTCGGGTAGAAATGCAGATAGGTGTGCTGGTCCGACGCGGTCCAGTCGAGAAAGTAGCGAAAATACTAGCTGCTTCACACCCGTCACTTACCGCTTAAAAAATAACGGGGCAACCCATACTCAAGTCCCTAAAAGTCAGTTTATTAACAGGATATCAGGCAACAACCTACTACAAAATTCATCAAGTCAGATTCGCTTCGTTTGTCTACGCTACCTATCTAAATCAGGTGTCTGCCTGAACTCGCCACCTATAGCGAACGGAATCGATATAATGCCTCCCTCTACGCCAATTACCGTCTCTCAGGTACATGCCCTATTGCGGATCGGCGAGAAAAGTAGCTGGCTATCGCAGCAAAACGACAGATCCTACCAAACGCTTTTTGGGCGTATCGTAGGTGATGACGTAGCCATAAACACCCATGGGTAAACCCTGCCCGTCAAACGGTCTGTCGTAGCCGGTTGACTGAAAAACTACTAGTCCCCAGCGATTGAGAATCGTAACCTCCACATCCTTGAATTGGGTCAGGTTACGCAGTGCCCAGACATCGTTCTGTCCGTCTCCGTTGGGCGTAAACGCATCCGGCACATACAATTGAGTTACGACAACGACCCGTACACTGTCCTGCGCCGTGCAGCCGAACGAATCCTGTACAACCAGTCGATACAAAGTTGTTTGGTCCGGCGAAGCCATCGGACTAGCCACGGAAGACATATTCAGACCAGCCGACGGACTCCAGCTATACTGGTAGGTTGGGCTCGCGGGTCCCGGTAAGGTAACCGATCCACCCGGCTGAATCACTAACTCGTCTGGCAGGTTTACGGTTGGGCCTGCCCTGACAACAATCATTCGGTTGGTCGTGCCGCTCTGACAGGTTGTGGCACCCGTAACGGTATAAACAACGTCGTGTGCGCCAACCCCAGCCAGCGCGGGTGAAAACTGCGATCCAACAATACCATTACCGCTGAAAACCCCTCCGGCAGGCGTTCCCGCAAGCGTTACGGGCGTACTTGCAGTGCCACAAAAAGGTGGGATCGAGTCGATGAGAACGTTGACTTTGTCAATTTCAGTCAATAACCAATTGGCCGACGTCGCGGAACACTGATTCGGGTCAGTCACCTTCACCTGATAGTTACCACCACTTTTCGCGTCTACATTGACACCGGTTGCGCCGGGTATCGTCACCCCATTGAGTAGCCAGATATAGGTCAGCGATGTGCCACTGGCGTTAGCGGCTAATGGAACGGTCGCATTGCGGCAAAGCTGGACTGGACCCGTGATGGTAACCGTGGGTGGACTGGTTACGGATACGGATTTAGGCGCTGAAATAGCGGTACAGGAACTCGCAGCCTTAACGATGACCGTATAAACGCCAGCTTCTGAAGCGTCGTAGGCAACGGACACGGCCCCACTCACGGGCGACCCATTCCGTATCCATTGATAGGACAAATTACTGCCGGTATTCGCCTGCAACCGGAGACGGCCACCGGAACAAATCGTATTTTCGGCTGTCAGAATGGATGCATCGGGAGGAGCGTTCGTCGTTACCGGTACTGGTGTTGATCGGCCCGTACATCCATTGCCATCGGTAACGGTGACGACGTAACTACCCGCTCTATTGGTTTCGTAAACTGCCGAGGTAGCCCCGGTTATAGTCGTTGTGTCGCGTTGCCATCGAAACGTTGCCCCAACAGCCGACGAGGCTGCCGTGAGGGTTAGCGCACCGCCCTGACACAACGATCCTGATAAGCTGCCGACGATCAGATTAACGGTTGGGCTGGGGCTAACCGTTACGGAAACGGGGCTGGCACTTGCCGATTTCGGGCACGACAACTCACTGGTGACCACCACCGTATAACGACCACCCTGCCGGGAAACCAGTACGGAATCGGTAGCACCGTTGACTGGCTTGTCATTCAGATACCATTGGTAATTCACGTTTTTCAACGGCGTTTTTGCCGTAAGCTGAACCGATCCGTTTTCGCATATCGTGCCTGTGACGGGTTCACTGGGTTTGCCCACAGCTGACAAGACAACGGTGGGGGGTGTTGCTGCCGGGCACTCCTTCACCTGGAGCATTAATTCGCGACGCAACTCAAACCCTTTGAACGTACCCTGAAAGAGTTCAGCTTTAACACCATACCGGAACGTACCAACTTTTGTCGGAGTCCCGGTAATGATACCGGACTGGTCGATTTGCAACGGGGCGGCACTCTCCATGAACCTGTTCGCCCCGTATCCAGTGGCCCAGCTAACATCCTTAACGGGCGTGCTGGCATCGCCCGTTGACGGCGTCACCAGCGAATAACGTACATTATTCAGATTGGTACTGGCCGTTACGTAACTGTTGAGCTGTACGGGCTGATTCACACAGGTCTCAATGCGGGCAGGCAACCCGAAAACACTGCCAAACGTGCTTCTCGACGATGTTAGGTTATACCGTGTTCGGTCGCCCAGTTCCATGTAAAAAACAACGGGACCGGTTCCTGCCACATTATCGCTCACCTCACGGCAGCATACAGGTTCGGTCGTGACGTAATACCCATCCGGATCATTGTATACGGATGCCAGAAAGTTAATTGAGCCAAAGTACAGCACGTTCTGAATTTTCGACTCATCACCATCACAAGCACCTGGCAGGGGCGTAAACTGGCCATCCTGAATAGAACCCCTACCCATCGACACCGTTGTCACCAATTTATTGTCCCGTTTTTGGTATACATAGGCTTTTATGGAAGAAGGAAATTTGGTAGGGGAAGCCGTATTGGTCAGGTAAACAGCCTTTAAGAAAACATAGGATTGCGTTTCGGCACCTGCATTATAATCTTCCAGTTGCCCACCCAGTATGGGCACTAATCCCCCGCTACCGCACTGGTTCACACTAATGGTTGTGACACCCGAACCAATAGAACCTGAACAGTTTCCGGTCTGGGTGAGCGTTACGGCATACGCTCCCGCCTGACTGACAGTCAGTGTAGATCCGGTAGCGCCGGCAATATCCGCCCCGTCCCGTTTCCATTGGTACGAAACACCCGTTGCCCCCGTAAGAGCGTTTAATTGTACACGCTCTCCCTGACAGAATGATGCACTGGCTTGCCCGTTTGGCAAACCAACCGGAGAGACTTTGATACCAGGAGTCACCAATGTCGGGCAGTTTTGAGCGATGGCTGCCAACCCACTAAAAAGCCCCAGAAAAAACAGATAAACATACGTCATTCAATCCGTGCTTTTGTCGCTCCTGACACCAAACGACGTTATAATACTTATTTATAATCAGGCAGTTACTCAAAACGGCAATAGCGTCAACTGAGCCTTGTAAATCTATTTCTTCTTACCATATAGTCGCAGTGCTGACAGACTCCGACTTGCCGTGATCTGAACGCGATACTATTATTATTTTTCACCAAAAAGTAACATTTGTATTATTTATCACTAACGATAGTTATTTACTCTCTATAAGCAGGCTAGCGAAGATAGTTAATCTATCTACTTGGTAAACAGAGCATACATTACTAAATTTTTACTTAAACC of Spirosoma agri contains these proteins:
- a CDS encoding M43 family zinc metalloprotease; this translates as MNRIIAATRIWLLLLICSTPLLAQKSPVPLPQCGTVDLTPQQIRALVQQGNLALERKRASGAAFNAITYIPIRPHIIRQSNGSGGFPLANMNQAIAITNSYYLLNGYGIQFYFAGTTPDYIDDDDMYAGFGNQSVDGRDATNALNQYYVNQFTTPGLGGYAYYPGDGIYSTRSFILTGNFQSLDDLGNRLIPHELGHTFNLIHTFGQNSGNGSLGSGVTTELVTRGAGANCATDGDLICDTPADPYNMTGANLTSITGCPQYDPNSTARDANGQPYSPSVSNIMSYYFPCTHDFTPGQHDRMQAALALRQTHTAYSLDAPPTDVAAPSNLRLSTNGALVTLTWQDNASNEMGYFIERSTSPTTGFLPIGGVEPNATAFTDSRATSPNRYYYRIRPSNATTGGLSTTIDVTLTGLSTAVTGTTAQLNWPAAGAGATYDVEWRAVDSPAWTTLSGLTTNTTYLYGLATNTTYEWRVRTVGSGQYAGPVSFTIPCQAPTYPYSYPARVSASLSWSNSVSGQTYNLRWRVVGSADWTVRNLPATTSFYSLTDLQPSTTYEWQIQGVCSPTVSSDFTPLQTFSTLSCQTPTSLQASTVASSWAYLYWSINYYETGRTTELRYRVVGSADWTVVNNLTTTGYSLAGLSNNTPYEWQVRSICPGGQQSDFSTSSYFTTVCAIPQGLYNAITATGARLSWYTSGSTEMGRTFELQYRVAGSGDWNSVSNLSNTNYVLTGLSTNVAYEWRVRQACSANAQSEYSTTATFTTRCNPVLSYNAYVSYVTSSSAQFFWYVENEAGTTYEIRYRPLGSSEWTTTVSNLTATTSAGNFNVTNLPNNTTFEWQVSTVCSSTERSAFTTGPNFTTQCRIPDWLSVYSTTFTGAQLAWNPMGVNVTYDLRYRRTGTTEWTLLGNLPDRTTSLTGLSSSTGYEWQVRTSCTDGQYSDFSTIAGFSTLQCSSPNAAMYGATESSAILSWYLSGAAADTRLELRYRVAGTADWTTVSSLTMSSGSGNYTLDGLTGSTQYEWQVRSLCSPSESSAFTNSYSFQTKAACTQMYTLKSGTWFDPNIWSCGRVPITTDTVHLKHAVIIPQNYQATARRLVYDAAVSVMWMSGARLLLSQ
- a CDS encoding gliding motility-associated C-terminal domain-containing protein encodes the protein MTYVYLFFLGLFSGLAAIAQNCPTLVTPGIKVSPVGLPNGQASASFCQGERVQLNALTGATGVSYQWKRDGADIAGATGSTLTVSQAGAYAVTLTQTGNCSGSIGSGVTTISVNQCGSGGLVPILGGQLEDYNAGAETQSYVFLKAVYLTNTASPTKFPSSIKAYVYQKRDNKLVTTVSMGRGSIQDGQFTPLPGACDGDESKIQNVLYFGSINFLASVYNDPDGYYVTTEPVCCREVSDNVAGTGPVVFYMELGDRTRYNLTSSRSTFGSVFGLPARIETCVNQPVQLNSYVTASTNLNNVRYSLVTPSTGDASTPVKDVSWATGYGANRFMESAAPLQIDQSGIITGTPTKVGTFRYGVKAELFQGTFKGFELRRELMLQVKECPAATPPTVVLSAVGKPSEPVTGTICENGSVQLTAKTPLKNVNYQWYLNDKPVNGATDSVLVSRQGGRYTVVVTSELSCPKSASASPVSVTVSPSPTVNLIVGSLSGSLCQGGALTLTAASSAVGATFRWQRDTTTITGATSAVYETNRAGSYVVTVTDGNGCTGRSTPVPVTTNAPPDASILTAENTICSGGRLRLQANTGSNLSYQWIRNGSPVSGAVSVAYDASEAGVYTVIVKAASSCTAISAPKSVSVTSPPTVTITGPVQLCRNATVPLAANASGTSLTYIWLLNGVTIPGATGVNVDAKSGGNYQVKVTDPNQCSATSANWLLTEIDKVNVLIDSIPPFCGTASTPVTLAGTPAGGVFSGNGIVGSQFSPALAGVGAHDVVYTVTGATTCQSGTTNRMIVVRAGPTVNLPDELVIQPGGSVTLPGPASPTYQYSWSPSAGLNMSSVASPMASPDQTTLYRLVVQDSFGCTAQDSVRVVVVTQLYVPDAFTPNGDGQNDVWALRNLTQFKDVEVTILNRWGLVVFQSTGYDRPFDGQGLPMGVYGYVITYDTPKKRLVGSVVLLR